The Corallococcus macrosporus genome segment CGTGGTGAGCAGCCGGGGGCGGCCCACGGTGAGCGTGCCCGTCTTGTCGAAGGCGATGGCGCGGATGCCGCTCAACAGCTCCAGGTAGATGCCGCCCTTGATCAGCACGCCGCCGCGCGCGGCCGACGCCACCGCGGAGAGCACGGCGGACGGCGTGGAGATGGCGAGCGCGCACGGCGACGCGGCCACCAGGAGCCCCACCGCGCGCAGCACCGCCTCCTTCAGCGGCGTGCCCGTCAGCACCAGCACCACCGGGAACACCACCGCGGACGCCATCACGAGCGGCGCCACGGTGCGCTCCAGGCGCTGGGCGAAGCGCTGCCGCTTGCCCTTCTGCGCCTCCGCCTGCGCCACCATGTCCACGACGCGTGCCAGCACGGACTCCGACGACAGGCGCGTGACCTCCACCTCCAGCGCCGCCTCGCAGTTGATGGTGCCGGAGAACACCTCGTCACCCGGCTTGCGCGCCACCGGCATGGACTCGCCGGTGATGGCCGCCTGGTCCAGGGAGCTCTTGCCCTCGCGGATGACGCCGTCCAGCGGGACGCGGTCGCCTGGGCGCACGACGATGCGCTCGCCGCGCTTCACGTCCGCCACGGGCACCTCCACGACCTCCGAGCCCCGGCGCACGCGCGCCACCTCCGGGCGCAGCTGGCCCAGCGCTTCAATGGAGCGGCGTGCCTTCTCCATGGCCCGGTGCTCCAGCGCGTGGCCCGCGCTGAAGAGGAAGAGCAGGAACGCGCCCTCGAACCACGCGCCGAGCACCGCCGCGCCCAGCGCCGCCACCACCATCATCGTCTCGATGTCGATGCGCAGCTGCGCGATGGACTGCACCGAGCCCCGGATGGCGAAGAAGCCGCCGCTCGCCATGGACAGCGCCCAGAGCACCGTGGCCACCAGCGGCGGCGCCAGCGCGAAGTGGTCCACCACGAAGCCCGCCGCCAGCAGCACGCCGGAGGCGACCACCAGGGGCAGCTCCAGGAGCGGAGCCAGGCCGCCGCCGTGCGCGTGGTGCGAACAGGCGTGGCCCGCCATGGGCACTTCCAGCCCGTACCCGAGCGCCTTCACCCGGGCCTCCACGTCCGGCAGCTTCACTTCCTCCTTGTCGTATTCGATGACCAGTCGCTCGCTGGCGTACGCGACGCTGGCGGTGAGCACGCCCTTCATCCTGGAGACGGCGTGCTCGATGACCTGGGCCGCGTCCGCGGAGTCCATCCCGCGCACGAACCAGGTGTGGTGCAGGTAGCGCGCGGCCACCTGCGCCCCCGTCTTCTGCGCGAGCGTCACCAGCTTCGAGACACTCACGAGCGACGGCTGGTAGTGGATGCACACCTCCGCGTGGCCCGCGTCGCGGCGCAGGTGCACGTCGGTGATGCCGTGCTGCGCTTCCAGGGCCGCCTCCAGCCGCTCGAAGCGGCCCTGGTCGTCCGTCTCTCCCGGCAGCGTGCCCTCCAGGTCCAGCTGGAGCGCGGCGCCGCCTCCTTCCGCCGGACGGTGGGCCGGCGGACGGATGACGCGCTGGGAGTGGGCATGGCCGTGGTGGTCATGCCCGTGGTCGTGGCCATGGGAGCAGGAGGCACTGTGGACGTGCGTCAAGCCGTCCGCCTCGTCGTGGTCATGACCGTGGCCGTCATGACCGTGGTCGTGGTTGCACCCCGGGCCGTGGACGTGGCGCTGCACGGCGTTGCCGGCGGGCTGCGCTTCCTTGAGGCCCTTGATGTTCAACGAACCGAACCGCGACCCGCTCTTCTTCTGCTCCGACATGGCTTGGCTCTTCCTGTCGCCCTAGTGGCGGTGTCCGCGGCGTGAATGCGAGGACGCGGCGGCCGGGGGCTGCGCCGCCGCCTGGGGCTTCTCGTCCTCGTCCTCGTCGTGGTGGTCCTCGTCCTCGTGCTCTTCCGGGACGGGCTGGTCGAAGCGCTGGCCGGCGACCTCCAGCGTGAACTGCTTGCACGTGGGGGGGATTTCGAACTCCAGCACCGCGGGCAGGCGGCCCTCGTACGTCCTCAGCACCGTGCCCTTCTCGTCGTAGACGGTGCCGCCGGCGGCGACGGTCATCGTCTCGTCCACGAGCACGGCGACGAGCTCCGCCATCTCCTCCATGCGGTCCGCGTGGCGGTGGCACCAGAGGTGGCCCACGCCCGGATAGGTGGTGTGGGAGATCTCCTCCATCTGCTCCTCGTCCACGTGCTCGCCCACGCCCATGAAGACGAAGTTGATGCGCGGCAGCCGTCCGGAGGCGATCTCCTTGGCCACCTGCGTGGCGTAGGCCGTCACGTCATGGGCGTCGTTGATCTGCGAGTCCGTGATGATGACCGCCAGGCCCCGCTTGGCGCCTTCGCCCACCTGCTGCTTGATGTGCGCCACGAAGTCGCGCAGCACCGGCAGCATCACCGTGGCCTTGCCGTAGGACTTCGGACCGGGGAAGCGGTAGCCCTTGGCCTGCGGGCCGGTGAGGTCGCCCACCATCTCCAGCTGGGTGCCGTCGCCGCAGGCCCAGTAGGTGACGCGCACCTTGCCGTCCCGGTCCTTGTTGGCCAGGTACTCCAGCATCCACTGCATCTGCGGCTCGACCTGGTTCTTCACCGGGGCGAGCTTCGCCAGGATGCCGCGCGGCCCGTACGCGTTCTCCATGCTCGCGGAGCCGTCCATGTAGAGGGCCACGTCCAGGCCCTCCACGGTGGGGTCGTGCAACAGCGTCGCGACGACCTTGTTGCCCATCCGGTGGACGTCGGAGAAGGGGCGGTTGATGACTTCGTGGCCGGCCATCAGTGGTGGTCCTCGTCTTCGTCCCCGTCGTGGTGCTCTTCGTCGGGGAGCGGCTGGGTGTAGCGCTGGCCGTTGACCTCCAGCGTGAAGCTCTTGGCCTCCTCCGGCACCTCGAACTCCAGCACCGCGGGCAGGCGGCCCTCGTACGTCTTCAGGATCTTGCCCTTGTCGTCGTAGATGGTGCCGCCGGCGGCGACCGTCATGGTCTCGTCCACCAGCACGGCGACCAGCTCCGCGACCTGGGTGATCTCCTTCGCGATGCGGTGGCACCAGAGGTGGCCCACGCCCGGGTACTCCGCGTGGGCGATGTGCTCCAGTTGCTCCTCGTCGATGTCGTCGCCCACGCCCACCAGCACGAAGTTGATGCGCGGCAGGCGGCCGGAGGCGATCTTCTTCGCCACCTCCTCGGAGAACTTCTCCACCGCTTCGGCGTCATGGAGGCGGCCGTCGGTGACGATGATGGCGCAGCCCCGCTTCGCGCCCACCTTCACCTGCTCCTCCAGGTACTTCACGTAGTCGCGCAGCGCGGGCTCCAGGTACGTGTAGCCGCCCAGCTGCTTCGCGCCGGGGAACTTGTACTGCTTCACGTCGGTGCCCTTGAGCTCGCCCACGGCCTCCACCTGGCGGCCGTTGGTGCCACAGGCCCAGTAGGCCACGCGGAGCAGACCGTTGCGGTCCTTGGTGGCCAGGTACTCCAGCATCCACCGGACCTGCGGCTCCACGTCGTTGGAGGCCTCCTTCATCGGCGCGCCACGCAGCCACTCCAGGAAGCCGCGCTGCTGCGTCTTGTAGGCGTACTCCTCCTTCATGCTGCCGGACGCGTCCATGTAGATGGCCATGTCCAGGCCTTCCACCGTGGGGTCGTGCAGCAGCACCGCGCGCACGTGGTCCCCTTCGCGGTGCAGGTCCGAAAACGGCTCGATCGGCTTCTCGTGTCCCATGGTCTGCCTTTCTGGAGGGTGAAAACGCTATCGCTCGGCGTACGAGCACCGCAAACCGAGCGGGTCAGTCCTCGAAGTCGCTCATCCAATCCGGCTTCTTGCCGGGCGGGGCGGGCGCCTTCTCTTGCTGCTTGGAGGCCGGACGGGCGGGCGCGGCCGGAGCCGGGCCGAAGTCCGCCTGCCACGAGGCTTTTGAAACAGGAGGCGCGGGGGCCGGCCGGGGCGCGGGCTTCGGCTGAAGGCTCGTGAGGCGAGGCTTCGTGCCGCCCGGCTTGCCGTGCGCGCTGATGAAGTCCTGCATCCAGTCGCTGGAGCGCACGGGCGGCGTGGGCAGGCGCGGCGGGATGGCCGCGGGTGGCGTGGGCGCGCGAGGCACCGTCGCGCGCGTCAGCGGTGTGCCCGGGGACAGCGTGCCCGCGAGCACGTGGGCGCGCAGCGTGCGCTCCGTCTCCGTGGGCCAGCCGGGAATGAGGGGAAGGACGCGGCGCGCGAGCTCCAGGAACTCCGGCGGCGGCGCTTCGCGGGGCACGCGCACGGCCTCGTCCTGGAGCCAGCCGGCGAGCTTCCCCACCAGCCCGCCCTTCGTGGGACGCGGCGTGGCGATGTCGCCCTTCACCTCGTAGCCGCGCAGCTCCAGGTCCGCGATGGCCATGGCGCGGCTCGCGGCGGGCAGGTCCAGCGCGACCAGCTCCTTCGGCCCCTGGTGCGTACGCGCGTCCTCCTGCAACTGGGTGAGCACCGCGTGCAGCACGCTCGCGACCTGCGCGCCGTTGGCCGCGTGGTGGGCCTGCAGCTCCGCGGGCACCGCCGGGTACGTGAGCACGAGCCCGCGTCCCTGCGCGAGCTGATCCGCGCGGTCGCCCGGCAGCAGCGCGTGGTAAGCGCGGGGCACGTCGCGGCTCTCCGCGTCCTTCACGTAGTGGAAGGCGTCCTGCGCGCCATGCGCGAAGCCCGCGAGCACGTCGCCGCGTGTCACGGTGAGCTGCCCGTTCACGCGCGTGACGGCGTTGCCCGGCCACGGGCCCGTGAGCGTGCCGTAGAGGTAGACGGGGTCGTTGAAGCCGTCCGCGTCCGCGGGGTGCTCCACCAGCTCCGGGGAGAAGAAGAACAGCTCCGTCGCGGCCAGGCGGCGCGGAGGACGGCCGGAGGCGACCTCGTGGTGCGCGAGCTGCGCCTGCACGGACGCGGGCAGCCGCGCGCGCTCGCTGCCGGGGATGAGCTGGAGCTGGCCCACGACGTCGGTGCAGACGAACCACTCGGGCTCGCCGAGGTACGCGGGCTCCAGCCGGAACGCGTCCAGGACGTGGACGACCTCCGAGGCATCGCACGGCACGGGTTCAACCGGGCTGGCGGCGTGGGGAACGAAGTAGCGGGGTGTGCTCACGGAGGCCGCGACAGGCTGGCGCAAGCCGCTGGGGCAATCAAGTGGCGGGGCGGCGTCCCCGGGTCCGCGCAACGGCGTCGAATCCATCGTTCGTTCCGCGCCCCTTAAAAGCCCGGGGCGTGGAGCGAAAGGGGCCGCCGGTGCGTCAGGCGGGCTCGATGAAGTTGAGCCGGTAGCCGTCCGGGTCCGTGATGACGATTTCGCGGGTGTACCAGGGTTGCTCCGTGGGGCCCTCCACGTGCGCGCCCAGCGCCGCCGCCTTCGCGGCCACCGCGTCCACGCCCTCCGAGCCCGCGCGGAAGCCCACGAGCACGCCCATGCCCTTTCGTCCCTCCAGCTTCAGGCTTGAAGGGTGGCTCACGAGGTACACGTCCGACTCGCCGCCCCACTGGAGGCGGAGGATGGGAGGTTCCGACGCGATGCGTTCGAAGCCGAGGCCCTCATAGAAGCGCACGGAGGCCTGCGCATCCGTCACGAGCAGCTTCACGAACGACCGCATTGTCTGGGGCTTGTCCATGGGCGCGGCAGTCTGCCCGGAGCGCTGGAGGGGCGCCACGCTCGCGGAGGGCCATTATCGGGCCCGGGACGGAATGACATATCGTCGGGCGCGGATCCGGCGTGGGGCCGGGCCGGAAGCGCAAGGGGGACGGGCTCATGGGTGACGTGACACGCACGCGACAGGCCCCGGGCAGCGTGGCCTACGACGACGTCAACGAGCTCATCGCCACCGCCACGCGGCTGATGCAGAAGGACGCCGCGCCGGACACGCTCACCCCGGACGACCTGCGGCGCATCGGCGAGGAGCTGGACATCCCCGCGCGCTACGTGGACCAGGCGCTGGAGGCGCTGGCCCGCCGCCGCGAGGAGCAGGCCCGCGAGGCCCAGGCCCGCGAGCGGCTGTCGCGTCAGCGCCGCGCGAGGCTCCGGCAGGGGGCGTGGGTGGGCGTGGCGCTCGCGGGCGTGCTGGCCGTGTCGGGGCTCGTCGTGCGCAACGGCCTCACGTCCACCCTGGCGGACGTGGCGCAGAAGCGGGCCCAGGTACGCAACGTGCTGGAGCGCCGCGAGTCCCTGCGCGCTCGAGCGGATCAGCTCACGCCCGGCCTGAACCGCGACGCGGAGCTGGTGGGCGCGGACAACCGCGTGGCGGTGGAGCGGCGCCGCTACGACGAACGCGCCGCTGCCTACAACGCCTCCGCGGCCTCCTTTCCCGCAAGCTGGGTGGTGCGCCTGAGCGGCCTGCCCCCGGTGCTTCCGCTGTCCCCGGAGGTCTCCTCATGGTGAAGACCGTCTTGCTGACGCTGCTGTTCCCCATGCTGGTGCTGGCCGCCGTTCCCACCATCACGCGGCCGGTGACGGATCCGCGGGGGATGTTGACGCCCCAGGAGACGGAAGTCGTCTCCCGGGCCCTGGTGGACCTGCGCGCCCGGAAGCAGGTGCAGATGGCGGTGCTGCTGGTGGAGACCACCGACGGCCAGCCCATCGAGGACTTCGCGGAGGAAGTGTTCCGCGAATGGAAGGGCGGGGAGGCGGGCCGGGACAACGGCCTGCTGCTCGTCATCGCGCGCGGAGACCGCCGCTCGCGGCTGGAGGTGGGCTACGGGCTGGAGTCGTCGCTGACGGACGGCGAGACCACCGACCTGCTGCACGCGCAGGGGCCGCTGCTGCGCCAGGGACGGTTCGAACCGGCGCTGCTCGCCATCATCGCGGGTGTGCGCGAGCAGGTGTCCCCGGACGCGCTGCCAGCGCCCGGCGCCACGCCGACGGCCTGGACGCAGTCCGAGTCGCGCATGTTCCTCATGGCCCTGTTCATGACGGCGTGGGTGGCGGCGCGGCTGCTGCTCCAGCTCCAGGTCGCGGGCCTCCGGGACCCGAAGAACTCCGTGCTGGCGGCGATGGTGGTGCTCTTGCCGGCCGCCATGTTCGTCGCCATCGGCTGGTCCGGCCCCCGGACCCCGGTGTTCACCTTCGTCGCGTATGGCGCGCTGGTGGGCCTGTTCTTCTGGGGGTGGTCCCTGGTCCGGCGGAAGCAGACCGTCTGGGGCCTGCTGCTGCTCCTCCTCCCCGTCTGGAGCGCGCTGGTCGGCCAGTTCTGGGCACATGAACCCCTGCTGGAGCTGTCGGACTTCTTCCGGTGGATCGTGCTGGGCTCGCTCTTGGCCATCCCCGCCTCCATCCCATTCCTGTTCGTGGGGCTGCTGATCTACGGGGCGGTCCGGAGCCAGAATGTCCTGGGGGATTGGGGCTCCTCTTCCTCCTCCGGTTCGAGCGAGAGCTCCTCGTGGGGCTGGAGCGTCGGCTCATCGTCGTCGGGCTCCGACTGGTCGTCGTCCTCCAGCAGTGACTCGTCCAGTTCGTCCTCCTCGGACTGGGGCGGGGGCGGCGGCTCCTCCGGCGGCGGTGGCGGCAGCGACTCCTGGTAGCCCCCTGGCGCCTGTCTGGCCGCCTGCCCTCCTCGCGGGCGGCGTTTCGCACCTGACATCCCGAAGCCTGCCTCCGGGAGCGAGTCGCTTGCCTGGGGAGCACTCCCTACCTTGGGGGCATGAAGGCTTCGCGCAAGGGGGTTCCGGTCTACGTGCCGCCCCGGACGGTGTGGTCGGTCGGGGCCCAGGTGGTGCTGCTCGTGCTGCTGGGCACGGCCCTCCAGCGGCTGGGTCCCGTGCTCACGCTGCTGGCGGTGGCGCTGCTGCTGGGGCTCGCGGCGGAGCCCGTCGTGCGGCGCATGCAGTCCTGGGGACTGCGCCGCGGGCTGGGCGTGGCGCTCATCGCGCTGACGCTGCTGGGCGTCACCGGCCTGCTCATCCTCACGCTGGTGCCGCTGCTGGTGGAGCAGCTCCAGCACCTGGTTCAGGCGGCGCCGGGCTTCCTGACGGAGCTGACGCAGGCGCCCTGGGTGCGGAAGCTGGATGAGCACTTCGGCGTGCTGTCGCACCCGCAGGACGCACTGGGCATGGAGCCCGGCACGCTGGCGAAGCCGCTCATCACCGTGCTGTCGTCCACGGTGGAGTTGATGGGCGCGGGCATCACCGTGCTGGCGCTGGCCGTGTTCGGCCTGCTGTTCGGGCAGGACCTCTACGCGAGCATCCTGGGCTGGGTGCGTCCCCGCAGCCGTCCTCGCGTGCGCCGCGTGGTGGGCCGGATGCGCGAGGCGGTGGGCAACTACCTCGTCGGCACGCTGCTCATCGTCAGCGTGGGCGGTGCGTTCACGGCCCTCATGTCCCTGGCGCTGGGCGTGCCGTACTTCCTGCCCCTGGGCCTGGTGGCGATGGTGCTGGGGCTCATCCCGTACATCGGCAGCGTCATCACCGCGCTGCTTGTGACCGTCACCACGCTGGCGTCGGTGGGCTCGAAGCGCGCGCTCATCGCGCTGGCCGTGTTCATGGTCTACCAGCAGATTGAATCCCACCTGCTGAGCCCGCTGGTGCAGCGGCGTGCCATCAAGATGAACCCGCTGCTCATCTCGCTGGTGGCGCTGGTGGGCGGCTCCGTCGCGGGGCTCCTGGGCGTCATCCTCGCGGTGCCGGCGGCGGCGGCGGGGCAGGTGCTGCTCACGGAGGTGCAGCGCGAGCGTCGCAAGGCGTGGAAGCGCGAGCGGCGCCTCGCGGCGGCCCTGCCTTCCGGCCTGGGGAACGTGGACGAGGCACTGTTGGCGGGTCCACTCGCCGCGTCAGGGAAGGAAGCGCGGCGTGCGCCCCCGCCCGACTCCGGGCATCCTGGGACGCCGCACTGAGCAGGCCCCCTCCCTCGAGCACCCCATGACCTCCGACGAGAGTGTTTCGGCTTCCTTCAAGCGCGCGGCGGCGGAGCGCGCGGTGGACTTCATCCAGCCGGGCATGGTGGTGGGGCTGGGCACGGGCAGCACGGCCGCGTACGCGGTGCGGCGGCTGGGCGCGCTCCTGTCCGCCGGGACGTTGAAGGACGTGGTGGGTGTCCCCACGTCGAAAGCGACCGAGGCCCTGGCCGCGTCGCTGGGCGTGCCGCTCACCACGCTGGACGTGCACCCGGTGGTGGACCTCACCATCGACGGCGCGGACGAGGTGGCGCCGGACCTGTCGCTCATCAAGGGCGGTGGCGGGGCGCTCCTGCGCGAGAAGGTGGTGGCGCAGGCGAGCCGCCGCGAAATCATCGTGGTGGACGCGCCCAAGCTGTCGCCGCGGCTGGGCACGAAGTGGCCGGTGCCGGTGGAGGTGCTGCCCTTCGGCTGGCGTTCGCAGGCGCTGTTCCTGGAGTCGCTGGGCGCGCGCGTGGTGGTGCGGCTCGCGCTGGACGGGGCGCCGTTCCACACGGATCAGGGCAACGTGGTGCTGGACTGTGACTTCGGTCCCATCAGCGACCCGGCGGCGCTGGCCGCGAAGCTGGAATCGCGGGCCGGGGTGATGGCGCACGGCCTGTTCCTGAACCTGACCACCGACCTGGTGGTGGCCGGGCCCGAAGGCATCACCCACCGCGTCCGGGGCGCGTGAGGCGCAGGGCGTCCTCGGCGGTGTCCACGTCGTCCTCGCCGCCGGGCAGCGGAACCTCCAAGACGCGCGAAGGGTCCCGGGCGATGAGCCCGCGCGCGCCGCCCGTGGGCGGGAGGGCCGCCAGCTCGGGGAAGAGGGCGCGGGAGAAGAGGGCAGGGACGCCCCGAGTGCCCGCGTAGGCGGAGGCGACGATGGGCGCGTGCGTGCGCTCGAACGTGGAGATGAGCGAGCGCAGGTGGGCCGCGTCCACGCGGAGCTGGTCGCAGAGCATCAGGACAACACCCGCCACATCTGGCGGAAGGGCCCGCAGGCCCGCGTGCAGGGAGGAGCCCTGACCCAGCGCCCAGTCCGGATTGTCCACGCACCGCACGCTGAGCCCTTCCAGCTCCGCGGCGACGTCGTCACGGCGAGCACCCAGCACGACGACGACGACCGGGCTCGCGGCCAGGGCCAGTTCCGCCGCGCGCCGGACCAGTGAAGTGCCCTCGTGACGAAGCAACTGCTTCGGCTGTCCCAGCCGCGACGAACCCCCCGCGGCGAGCACCACCATGGCGACGGTCACGCCGACCTGCGCTCCGGCGCCACGGCATCCGTGTGGATGGGGGCTTGCCGCTCGCGCAGCCGTCCTCCGTCGCGTCCGGCGAGCACTGCCTGCACCTCCGCGATGATGGAGAGCGCGATCTCATCCGCGCCCTCCGCGCCCAGGTCCAACCCCATGGGCGCGTGCAGCTTCTCCAGCTGCGCATCCGTGGGCGTGCGCGCCAGCTCCCGCAGGATGCGCTCCGTCCTCGCACGGGGCCCGAGCACTCCCAGGTAGCGCACCGGCAGCGGCACCAGCCGCTCCAGCAGTTCCCGGTCCTGCGGCAGGCTGTGCGTCATCACCAGCACCACGCTGCGCGCGGACAGCGGCACCTTCTCCAGCACCTCGCTGGCCCGGGACGCGACGTGCGCCTGGGCCCCCGGGAACCTGCGGCGCAGCAGCTCCACGGGCCGGTCCGCCACCACCGTGAGGTGCCAGCCCAATCCCTGCGCGCGCGCCACCACCGGCGCCACGTCGAAGCCGCTGCCGAACACCACCACCGGAGGCGCCGGCTCCACCACCTCCACCAGCACCTCCGCGCCCCCGCATGCGCCGCTCCACGGCACGCCGCGCACCAGCGCTTCCGTCGCCGCCTCGCGCACCGGCTCGAGCAGCGCGCCGGTGAGATTTCCCGCCGACACGCCGTCCTCGCGCAGCATCAGCCGCAGGCCCACCGCGTCCGCGGGCCCCCGGTACACGGTGGCCACCACCGCGCGCAGCGACTGCTTGCGCGCCTCGGCCGCGAAGCCGAGCGCGTCACCGGGGCCCGGCTCCCAGCGCTCCAGCAGGATGTCCACCACGCCGTTGCACCCGAGCGCAAACGACAGGCCGCCTTCGTCCTCCGCGTTGTCGCCGGTGGTGTCGTAGCGCAGCACGCGCGGCCCGCCCGACGTCCAGAAGAACGCCTTGCGCACGAGGTCGCCCTCCAGACACCCGCCGCTCACCCCGCCCGCGAGCCACCCGTCCGCGCCCATCAGCATGCGGGCGCCCGGGCGCCGGTAGGACGAACCGGACACGGCCACCACCGTCGCCAGCACCACCGGGCCGGAGGCGCGCCCGCAGGCCCGCATGAGGTCATCGAGTTCCTTCATCGCCCGCCATCTAACCACCCGCGTCTCGACACCGGGGCGATTCCACGCGGGACGGATGTGCACCGCCCGACGCGCCTTTCATGCCCGGCGCACGCAGGGCAGCCATCCAGCCGACCGCCCGTCCCCTGCATGACGCTGGCGGACGTGGCCTGTCGCCACGAACTTGAGCGGAGGACTTTTGACGGAGGCCCGGTGGAATCCACAGCGCGACGGCATGACGCCCGACATCGCTTCCCCTTTGCTCATCGCACCCCGAGGGCCTGGCGCCCCAGCAAGGGGAGGGCGGCATGAAGATGCCCGAAGTGCTGGAACACCTGCCCGCCGTGGGACACCTGCTCGGCCGCAAGCCGGGCGGGCAGGAGGACGTTTTGCCCAGACGTGACCCCACCCTCACCCTGCCGGACTTCCACGCCGTGCCGCTGCCCGCCAGCGAGCGCCGGCTGGGAGACGGCCGCACCTTCATCGTGCACCACCCCTCACCGCGCGCGCCCCGGGGACCGGGCCTCACGGTGATGAGCTACAACATCCTCATGGGCGGCGAGCGCCAGGAGGCGCTGCTGGAGTACTTCACCCAGCTGGAGGCCCAGGGCCGCATGCCGGACGTCATCGGCCTGCAGGAGGCGGGCGTCCCCATGTCGGTGCTGCTCGCGTCCCGCTTCGGCTTCCACCTGGCCTACCAGGGCAACGACGGCGATGACGGCACGCGGCTGGTGAACGGCAAGGCATGGCTCAGCCGCCATCCCATCGTGGACGCCGCGCACTTCACCTACGTCCTCAGCGACGCCGAGCGCAACGAAGCCATCTCCCGGCAGGGCTACGCGGGTGAGCTGGTGGAGGACCGCGGCGTGCTCTGGCTGAAGCTGGAGGTGGCCGGCAAGCCGCTCTACCTCTACAACCTGCACCACGCGCTGGGCGACTCGGCCATCAACGCCCTCAACCTGCGTCAGCTCAACGCGCTGCTGCGCCGGCGCGAGGGCGCCTCCGCCGTGGTGCTGGGCGACTTCAACGCCAACACCGCCATCAAGCGCGGCGGTTCCTGGCTGGTGGCGCACCTGCTGCACGCGAAGCAGGACGACGACACGGACACCATCGAGGAGTTCCGGCTCCGCTACGGCGACGACATGCACAACGTCACCGTGGGGGACCGGGGCGTGGGCAACATCTCGGATCCGCGCCTGCGCCACGAGCTGCACGTGCTGGAGCAGGAGCTGCCGGAGACGGTGTGCCACGCGGCGACGGTGCGCGTGCGGCTGGCGGACCACTCGCTGACGACGCCGCACCACGCGCGTCAGGAGCTGAGCTCCGGCCAGATTCCCAAGCACAGCCCCGCGTGGTGGCGCCTGCAGGACATCGCGGACTGCGCGACGCTCACCTCGCACCCGGACAGCCACGGCGTGGTGCACGCCACGGGCAAGCGCTTCGACAACTTCTACGCGACGCGCTCGCTGGTCCCCGTCCTCTTCGAGGTGGACCGCTCCACCGAGTCCTCGGACCACCAGCCGGTGGTGGCCCACTACCGCTTCTCCGACGGACAGACCCAGTACCCGTCGCACCACTGACGTCCCGTGCGGCCATCGCTACGCGGCGATGGCCGCGCAGCGGTGGCGCGCGAACAGGTCCTTCACGTAGCGGCCCAGCAGGGCCGCGTCGATGTCCGGG includes the following:
- a CDS encoding NTP transferase domain-containing protein: MTVAMVVLAAGGSSRLGQPKQLLRHEGTSLVRRAAELALAASPVVVVVLGARRDDVAAELEGLSVRCVDNPDWALGQGSSLHAGLRALPPDVAGVVLMLCDQLRVDAAHLRSLISTFERTHAPIVASAYAGTRGVPALFSRALFPELAALPPTGGARGLIARDPSRVLEVPLPGGEDDVDTAEDALRLTRPGRGG
- a CDS encoding XdhC family protein, with protein sequence MKELDDLMRACGRASGPVVLATVVAVSGSSYRRPGARMLMGADGWLAGGVSGGCLEGDLVRKAFFWTSGGPRVLRYDTTGDNAEDEGGLSFALGCNGVVDILLERWEPGPGDALGFAAEARKQSLRAVVATVYRGPADAVGLRLMLREDGVSAGNLTGALLEPVREAATEALVRGVPWSGACGGAEVLVEVVEPAPPVVVFGSGFDVAPVVARAQGLGWHLTVVADRPVELLRRRFPGAQAHVASRASEVLEKVPLSARSVVLVMTHSLPQDRELLERLVPLPVRYLGVLGPRARTERILRELARTPTDAQLEKLHAPMGLDLGAEGADEIALSIIAEVQAVLAGRDGGRLRERQAPIHTDAVAPERRSA
- a CDS encoding endonuclease/exonuclease/phosphatase family protein, with amino-acid sequence MKMPEVLEHLPAVGHLLGRKPGGQEDVLPRRDPTLTLPDFHAVPLPASERRLGDGRTFIVHHPSPRAPRGPGLTVMSYNILMGGERQEALLEYFTQLEAQGRMPDVIGLQEAGVPMSVLLASRFGFHLAYQGNDGDDGTRLVNGKAWLSRHPIVDAAHFTYVLSDAERNEAISRQGYAGELVEDRGVLWLKLEVAGKPLYLYNLHHALGDSAINALNLRQLNALLRRREGASAVVLGDFNANTAIKRGGSWLVAHLLHAKQDDDTDTIEEFRLRYGDDMHNVTVGDRGVGNISDPRLRHELHVLEQELPETVCHAATVRVRLADHSLTTPHHARQELSSGQIPKHSPAWWRLQDIADCATLTSHPDSHGVVHATGKRFDNFYATRSLVPVLFEVDRSTESSDHQPVVAHYRFSDGQTQYPSHH
- the rpiA gene encoding ribose-5-phosphate isomerase RpiA; this encodes MTSDESVSASFKRAAAERAVDFIQPGMVVGLGTGSTAAYAVRRLGALLSAGTLKDVVGVPTSKATEALAASLGVPLTTLDVHPVVDLTIDGADEVAPDLSLIKGGGGALLREKVVAQASRREIIVVDAPKLSPRLGTKWPVPVEVLPFGWRSQALFLESLGARVVVRLALDGAPFHTDQGNVVLDCDFGPISDPAALAAKLESRAGVMAHGLFLNLTTDLVVAGPEGITHRVRGA